From the Musa acuminata AAA Group cultivar baxijiao chromosome BXJ3-1, Cavendish_Baxijiao_AAA, whole genome shotgun sequence genome, the window AAGCCTCAAAGCACAATACAATATGACAGCAGAATGTGATATACCTTTAATGGAGCTCCAAAGTTACTTATGGCTTTTGTGGCTACCCTTCTTCTTCAGCAGGTTCCCAAACTTGTGCagcaaagctttcttcttcttttgctgcTGGTTCTTGGTGGGTGAGGTTGATCCCAAGTCCATGCTCTCTGTCATACCATTTATGTCTTCATAGCTACCACCATCCATCTTAGATTCTGAATCATCATCTAGTGATTCTGCCTCATGGTCCTTTTCTGATGCTAAATCCTTGGTCATTTTATCTACATGATCTTCCTCTTCATCAATTTGGCTTCCTTTCTCATTCTCCTCTGTTTTTTGGTCATCCTCGTAACCATTTTCATGCATCCATGAAGGTGCTTCTGGATTTGATCTTTCTATTGCACTCTCATGAGCATTGATTTCCTGAGAAATGTTCGGCGGTAGGTCGTATTCCTCTCCACACTTTGATAACTTAATTGATTCTTCAGTTCTCTTGGCTGTGGCCTCCTCAGGCAATGAGGATAACTCTTTAATTTTCTGTAGGGCAGATGCTTCTCTGATTCGGAGTTCATCATTTTCTTGAGTGATACTCTGCAGCTCGTTCTCTTTGTCCAACAATCTTTCCTTCAATCGCAAAGTCTCAGCCTTTGCTTCTTCTGCCACTTCATAAGCTGCAGTTGCCGCTGATTCTGCTTCTCTCACTTTGCTTAACATCTCAACTCCATCCGCCTTGGCTGCCTGTGCTTCTTGTTCTGCTGCTTTGAGTGAGTCAACAGCCTCTGCCATTTCGGCCTTGAGGGAAGCAAGTTCAAATTCCGATTTTTTGATAGAATGAATGAAATTAAGCTCCTTTGTTTGCCACTCAGTGCTTGAATTGCTGGTTTCAGTTTCAAATCTTTCGACAGTTTTCTTGAGGCAAACGATCTCATATCTTGCTTCATCAAGCATGACCTCGTACCTATCTTCAGTGTTCTTGAGTTCTGAATTCAGCTGCTCTATCTCCCCCTGAGCATCTTCAATTTGAGCTTGCTTTGCTAaaagcctttcttgattttctctggATTCAGTGGACATCTCATGCAATGCCGAAGCTAAACCTTCCATTGCTTTTTTAACCTCTTCTCCTTCAACTTTACTGATCTTGAGCTCATCAATGAGTTTGCTTTTCTCCTCCAACAGTCTCTCAATGTCTGAAGCAGCAGCCTTGCCATTGTCAAGTGCCTGCAGTTTCTCTTCCTCCAGTTTCCTAAGTTCAATTTTTAATAGATCGGCTGTCTTTCCCAAGCTTGCTATCTCTTGCTGTGATAAATCAAGATTCCTCTCTGATTCCTCAACATGATTTTTGCACCTGGCCACCTTAATCTCCATGGATTCTATCTTCCCTTTAAGAACAGCAATCTCGGTTTCAGCATCTTGCAGTAAAGCAGTGCCCTCTTCCATTTTTTTCATTGTGATTGCAAGAGATTCAATTGCAGTTTTCTCCGATTTATTGGATTCCTTCAGCCTAGTTTCTAGTGATGCCACCACCTttttcaattcatcaacttgcttaCGTGCATCTGTTTCAGCCTTCTTTACATCAGTAACCTCCATTCGGAGCTGTCCAACCAATGCTTCTATCTTCGGTAACTTCTCTTCAGCTGACTTTgctctttcaagttcaaattccaaAGCATTAATTTCCACATTCAACTTCTTAATCATCTCTGCTGCTGCTTTGTTCATATTATCCAGCTTGGAATCGAGCAGGGATTTTAAATGGCTCACTTCTCTGGACAAGACCTCCACCTTCTCTCCATTCATTTCAGCAACTTTCTTTGCACCATCCGCTTCACCCAGAGCAGTGTTCCTCTCATCAGTGGCATTTGCAAGCTCAAGTTTCACCTTCTGGAGTTCCCGAGTCACAGAAAGAAGTGTTGAAGGACTCAGAGCATGCTGATTTCTAATGCTTTCGAGTTCCTTTTGATGATCCTCCTCCCTTTTTTGTGCAGCTTCGACGTTTGCTTGTTCCAGTTCATCAGCCCGAAATTTCTCAATTTCCAGGTTCTCCTCAGCCATCTTCTTAGCAGTGATTGCCTCTTGGAGCTTCTCATTGGCATCATTAGTCAATCTCTTAGCTTCTTTCAATTCGTCAATGGCCCGGATCTTCTCCTGCTCGACAAAAGCCAATTGCTCCCTTGCTTTCTTCAAGTCATCCTCAGCGACATCCAACTTCGCCTGCAGATCCGAGCCTTTTGATTTTCGTTGTAGCTTCTGCAATAAAAAAACATGATCTTGAAACGATAACAAAGGAACCCAACAAGAAACCAAACATATTATGTGATCTCCGGCATTCTTACCTCAGGAGTTGGACCGGTTTTGATTGGCGGCTTCGACTCTGCTGACTTTGGTGATCGCTCGATCGAAGAGCGTGACTTTGGCACAGGTGAGGATGGCTTTGGTGCAGGAGAAGTTGGCTTTGGCACAGGAGAAGGCGACCCAGAGTCTGACTTGGTGGATCCATTTCTGGCTATTTTGCTGATCTTGGGAGTTGCTGATGCAGTCTTTCCATTCAAGGCCTCAGATAGACCGGATCTGCTTAATGTCCGAAACATCAAAGCATTCTTACATCCATATTATAAGACCACCAATATAAGAAAAGCAATGCAAGATATCCAGACACAAATCATTCTTAAAGGTAAACCTTTTAGAACATCTACATAAATCAGCATTCAGCTGTCCTATTGTAGACTCCAAAACTATATAAGATACATGAGAACAAAGAAGAAATCAAGCCATAAATGATTAAATAAAAACCAGGCTCTTGAACTCATGAATCATACAGTATGACAGACACAAATCAAGGCCAGATGTAGAGATGCAATGATGAACAGTACAAGAAGCATCTTGATGCTTAAACCCCTCTGGCAAAATCGAGAGCCGAGATGTACACCAACTAGATATCAGGCACAGTAAGCCAAGAACAACCGAGTCACCAAGAACCAGATTGCAGCAGGTACAGGTATGGTTTCCATATCAAAAAATTGCATCTTTACCGCAAAATCAAGCAGCATAAAAAGAAagcagaaattttccaacaagaaCAAACGTCTTGAGATGAAAAAAAAAGGTACCATATTAACACCAAAACTCTGAAGCGGATTCGACCAAAACCCTAAAAGACAGAGAAAGGTAGCAGcttggagaagaagagaggaactcttggagatatggagagaggaggatgcttactTAGCTTTGGAAGGCAACATTGTAGCCCAGGAAGACGGAGGCAAAGGTGGGGAGAAAGTGCAAACAATGCGAGTACCCGGAGAGCTTTGGGAAATGGGTGGCAAGGGTTTTAAGAGGTATGCTGCAGACCACAGGGGAACAAGGGAGACAGGACAAGGGAATGCAGCAGAAGAACCAGGGCAAGCAATTATTTCAGCTGGTGTTggaatgcctctctctctctctctctctctcatgtctaAAAAAGGTGTGTGCTTTCTCAAACTAAggccaaaaaaaggaaaaaggaacagGAAAACAAGGTGTGTGACTGCAGCTATAACATAAAGATAGATTACATCTGGTAAATTCCTAGGAGCATATGTAATGATTGATGAACATTGTGAGGATAATTCTTGCATTAGTCAAATATGAGATGGTGGTGGTTGTGACACCCCACTCATTTGTAGATGCATGTTCTTGGCTGCATGTCTGTTTTGTTTGGGGAGGTGAGCAAATGCTTGATGCTCTCAGATGGAAGACTTGGGTTATTCTTCTTGGGCTTAAACAATGCCACATTTTTATGATTGGGTGAGGATGGAATGGAAGCTTGAACATGGAGAGAAGAGCACAGATATCAAGACATGGAGGCCAACAAGAAGATAGCCTGCACATGGAGATGGATATGGATGTGGGTTATGGCCACTGAGGCATCTCCTTCCTGTGAGCACATCCTTTTCAGCCTCTCTGGCACGGCTCTGCAGCATCTACCAACTTGTCATCAATGAAGCCTCTTTACTCACATCAAACAGTGAGTGTGTTTGAATTCAGCTTCATCAAACAGTGCCCCACAATTCTTCTTCTCTTGCTGCGATGACAGTAAAGAGGAATCATCATTCTAGTAAAAGATTACTGAATCCATCTGAAATAAGAACCCTGACAATAATTTTCTGCAGAAATGAGGATTGACAGGCCAAGTAATCTGCTTGAGAAATTGTTGTTCATGGATGAGGAGAACCTAAATTTGTTCCTCCAAACACCTTTTTGACCATGTCATGTGGACAAAAGAAGATGAATGTACCTGAATCTCAACATATTTAATTTTCTGCAATTTTTTTagcttaatgataaatatttgctCAGCTAAATAACCAAAAGGGAAATTGTTTCATGCATCACATCTGCAAATCAAAAAACAAATAATACTTATGATATTAGAAAGGAAGCTTTGGAGAAAGATCTTTCAAAGCAATTTGAAGCAAATAGGGAAACATTAAATGGCTTTTGTGATGGTGATGAGGGAATAGTAAATGCTCATTTCAGATCTTATATGAGTACAAATCTTCCTAGGGACTAAAACTATGAAACCATACATATAATTCATGTATCTTATAGCTTATTTCCACAAGTAAAACATCTGACAGCCTCCTCAGggaaaagaaacaaagaagacTAAGTCAAGAATAAACTATTATGTACAATAAAAGTAGAGGCCATTAGTATACCAAACAACAGTGAAATAGGATGCATGAAGCTAATAGAAGCTTTCTGTTCTTCCTGTTTTTAGCTTCAATTTGTCTTCTCTATGTTAGAAAGATCAATCAAAAGTGACATATTTTCTGATCAGACTAATATcttgaactatatatatatatatatatatatatatatatatatatatatatatatatatatatatatatacacacacacacacatacacacacataagtTTTTaggtttgaaaaaatatatacttttatcttaaattgataaaaaaaaaataattttccctTCATTTTTTGGttgctttttttctttaattatatattttcttattttataactATTTTATTCAActcattttttgaaaaaaaaaattattgtgtgGTTAAAAAAATCGTAggttcaataaaaaataataaaattttatgtttaaaattttaaatatcaatttaaattttttatattctatatttataaataaaacttACAAAATAAACTAACAAAATTTTTACCAGCTAAGCtagttaatatttttataatttgtataTCTAATagtatgagtatatatatatgtatatatatatacacacaatatatgtatacacacacacacacacacacacacacacacacacacacacacacacacacacacatatatatatatatatatatatatatatattcttcctcCCAAGATTTCAGAATGGCATGTATCCATTGGTGCAAATACTATCTCATGTTTGCATCTTTACAAGGCAAATTTGATTACAAGTGAAGATGATTAAGGACATGAATTTGCCAGTTTATAATCCTTATCCAATCCTTTCAGCTCTGCTGCAATATCCACCACTCATCCAACCAAGTAACCCATCCACCAGCACTGGCCAAAACTACAACACTTCATCTCCTCTATCCCTCCCAGCTTTGCTCCCACCAAGAGTAAGAACAAGCAGCAGCAGaagagcggtagaggaaggtgatAAGATGGCCCTCAAGCTGTGGGCTTCTTCAGCTGCCAATGCCCTCAGGATCTCCTGCAGTGGCGCCGGGACTCCTTTCCCTGCCTTCTCCATCTCAAGATGCTTCTCCTCTGGTATAAAAGAACTCTTACTGTCTCCAGCATGCATAGTGTCATTTCCAAACTAGTC encodes:
- the LOC135628807 gene encoding WEB family protein At3g02930, chloroplastic-like isoform X2, with product MRERERERGIPTPAEIIACPGSSAAFPCPVSLVPLWSAAYLLKPLPPISQSSPGTRIVCTFSPPLPPSSWATMLPSKAKSGLSEALNGKTASATPKISKIARNGSTKSDSGSPSPVPKPTSPAPKPSSPVPKSRSSIERSPKSAESKPPIKTGPTPEKLQRKSKGSDLQAKLDVAEDDLKKAREQLAFVEQEKIRAIDELKEAKRLTNDANEKLQEAITAKKMAEENLEIEKFRADELEQANVEAAQKREEDHQKELESIRNQHALSPSTLLSVTRELQKVKLELANATDERNTALGEADGAKKVAEMNGEKVEVLSREVSHLKSLLDSKLDNMNKAAAEMIKKLNVEINALEFELERAKSAEEKLPKIEALVGQLRMEVTDVKKAETDARKQVDELKKVVASLETRLKESNKSEKTAIESLAITMKKMEEGTALLQDAETEIAVLKGKIESMEIKVARCKNHVEESERNLDLSQQEIASLGKTADLLKIELRKLEEEKLQALDNGKAAASDIERLLEEKSKLIDELKISKVEGEEVKKAMEGLASALHEMSTESRENQERLLAKQAQIEDAQGEIEQLNSELKNTEDRYEVMLDEARYEIVCLKKTVERFETETSNSSTEWQTKELNFIHSIKKSEFELASLKAEMAEAVDSLKAAEQEAQAAKADGVEMLSKVREAESAATAAYEVAEEAKAETLRLKERLLDKENELQSITQENDELRIREASALQKIKELSSLPEEATAKRTEESIKLSKCGEEYDLPPNISQEINAHESAIERSNPEAPSWMHENGYEDDQKTEENEKGSQIDEEEDHVDKMTKDLASEKDHEAESLDDDSESKMDGGSYEDINGMTESMDLGSTSPTKNQQQKKKKALLHKFGNLLKKKGSHKSHK
- the LOC135628807 gene encoding WEB family protein At3g02930, chloroplastic-like isoform X1: MQELSSQCSSIITYAPRNLPDVIYLYVIAAVTHLVFLFLFPFFGLSLRKHTPFLDMRERERERGIPTPAEIIACPGSSAAFPCPVSLVPLWSAAYLLKPLPPISQSSPGTRIVCTFSPPLPPSSWATMLPSKANRSGLSEALNGKTASATPKISKIARNGSTKSDSGSPSPVPKPTSPAPKPSSPVPKSRSSIERSPKSAESKPPIKTGPTPEKLQRKSKGSDLQAKLDVAEDDLKKAREQLAFVEQEKIRAIDELKEAKRLTNDANEKLQEAITAKKMAEENLEIEKFRADELEQANVEAAQKREEDHQKELESIRNQHALSPSTLLSVTRELQKVKLELANATDERNTALGEADGAKKVAEMNGEKVEVLSREVSHLKSLLDSKLDNMNKAAAEMIKKLNVEINALEFELERAKSAEEKLPKIEALVGQLRMEVTDVKKAETDARKQVDELKKVVASLETRLKESNKSEKTAIESLAITMKKMEEGTALLQDAETEIAVLKGKIESMEIKVARCKNHVEESERNLDLSQQEIASLGKTADLLKIELRKLEEEKLQALDNGKAAASDIERLLEEKSKLIDELKISKVEGEEVKKAMEGLASALHEMSTESRENQERLLAKQAQIEDAQGEIEQLNSELKNTEDRYEVMLDEARYEIVCLKKTVERFETETSNSSTEWQTKELNFIHSIKKSEFELASLKAEMAEAVDSLKAAEQEAQAAKADGVEMLSKVREAESAATAAYEVAEEAKAETLRLKERLLDKENELQSITQENDELRIREASALQKIKELSSLPEEATAKRTEESIKLSKCGEEYDLPPNISQEINAHESAIERSNPEAPSWMHENGYEDDQKTEENEKGSQIDEEEDHVDKMTKDLASEKDHEAESLDDDSESKMDGGSYEDINGMTESMDLGSTSPTKNQQQKKKKALLHKFGNLLKKKGSHKSHK